In Flavobacterium sp. CS20, a single window of DNA contains:
- the proB gene encoding glutamate 5-kinase, which yields MFKKRIVVKVGTNVMTNRNNRIVGPILKNLVRQIAYLYERDIITVLVSSGSAIAGREVLGKSNEENPSVRRQIYSSVGQPRMMRHYYTMFHDFGMRCAQVLATKRDFAPGKYRQNMINCYEGLLKEGVIPIANEDDAVSLSMSMFTDNDELASLVADLVNADTMIMLTDIDGLYTGHPEHESSELLHEVKVHENVEKYVQESEKGEGEGRGGMESKLRIAKETACKNIPTYIANGKEENIILDILDGKKVGTKFSV from the coding sequence ATGTTTAAAAAACGAATAGTTGTAAAAGTAGGAACCAATGTGATGACCAATAGAAATAATCGTATTGTTGGTCCTATTCTTAAAAATTTGGTCAGACAAATCGCTTACTTGTACGAACGTGATATCATTACTGTTTTAGTGTCATCGGGTTCTGCTATTGCTGGTAGAGAAGTTCTCGGCAAAAGCAATGAAGAAAACCCTTCTGTGAGGCGACAGATTTATTCTTCGGTAGGTCAACCAAGAATGATGAGACATTATTATACTATGTTTCATGATTTTGGTATGCGTTGTGCTCAAGTTTTGGCTACCAAAAGAGATTTTGCCCCTGGTAAATATCGCCAAAATATGATAAATTGTTACGAGGGACTTCTAAAAGAAGGTGTTATTCCTATTGCTAATGAAGATGATGCCGTTTCGCTGTCTATGTCAATGTTTACTGACAATGATGAGTTAGCAAGCCTTGTTGCTGATTTAGTAAATGCTGACACAATGATTATGTTGACCGATATTGACGGTTTATATACCGGACATCCAGAACACGAATCTTCTGAATTATTGCACGAAGTAAAAGTGCATGAAAACGTAGAAAAATACGTTCAAGAATCTGAAAAAGGCGAAGGCGAAGGTCGTGGTGGTATGGAATCTAAACTAAGAATTGCTAAAGAAACTGCATGTAAAAATATACCAACTTATATTGCTAATGGAAAAGAAGAAAATATCATTTTAGATATTTTGGATGGCAAAAAAGTTGGGACTAAATTTTCTGTTTAA
- a CDS encoding glutamate-5-semialdehyde dehydrogenase, whose translation MKLLDTTTKNNVLQSMMNIIEDKRQDIIKANKKDLDAFNRDDQALYDRLVVDDKKVDGMIQAIKEVKDQDDPVGNVISDTTLDNGLKIINKTDPFGTILIIYESRTDVTIEVAVLTFKANNKILLKGGKEAVNSNIILEECWHKALEENGLSKDWIKLMHINREETQEFLRNPSEKLDLIVPRGGERLIDFVKTHATCAVLISGRGNNFLYVSENADWDKTKKVLINAKTDKISGCNALDKVLIDEKLPDFEQKVVDLGNTLKSHKVEILTDAKVSQVLKDEAKVENEDTWYEEFLAMKIVLSSVRNFDEAVEKINKYSGKHSSIIMTEDADEVTQFMEQIDSLAVYQNASSRFTDGGQMGVGAELAISTDKLHHRDSLGLKQLVTNKYYVYGDGHVRV comes from the coding sequence ATGAAATTATTAGATACAACAACCAAAAACAACGTTTTGCAATCTATGATGAATATTATAGAGGATAAAAGACAAGATATCATAAAAGCTAACAAAAAAGACTTGGACGCTTTCAATAGAGACGATCAAGCACTTTACGACAGACTTGTGGTTGACGACAAAAAAGTTGACGGAATGATACAAGCCATCAAAGAAGTGAAAGATCAAGATGATCCCGTTGGTAATGTGATATCAGACACCACTTTAGATAATGGTTTGAAAATTATCAATAAAACCGATCCTTTTGGAACAATATTAATCATTTATGAATCTCGTACTGATGTTACAATTGAAGTCGCTGTTTTGACCTTTAAAGCCAATAACAAAATTTTACTTAAAGGTGGAAAAGAAGCGGTAAATTCTAATATTATTTTAGAAGAATGCTGGCACAAAGCTTTAGAAGAAAATGGTTTATCCAAAGATTGGATAAAATTGATGCACATCAATAGAGAAGAAACCCAAGAGTTTTTAAGAAATCCATCTGAAAAATTAGATTTAATCGTGCCAAGAGGCGGTGAAAGATTGATTGATTTTGTTAAAACGCACGCCACTTGTGCGGTATTAATCAGTGGTCGTGGTAACAATTTTTTATATGTTTCTGAAAATGCAGATTGGGATAAAACCAAAAAAGTATTAATCAATGCTAAAACTGATAAAATTTCAGGTTGTAACGCTTTAGACAAAGTGTTAATCGATGAAAAATTGCCCGATTTTGAACAGAAAGTTGTTGATTTAGGGAATACACTAAAATCTCATAAAGTTGAAATTTTAACAGATGCCAAAGTTTCCCAAGTGCTTAAAGACGAAGCAAAAGTTGAAAATGAAGACACGTGGTATGAGGAGTTTTTGGCTATGAAAATTGTTCTATCTTCTGTAAGAAACTTTGATGAAGCTGTTGAGAAAATCAATAAATACTCAGGGAAACATTCGTCTATCATTATGACAGAAGATGCCGATGAAGTGACTCAATTTATGGAACAAATTGACTCTCTCGCTGTTTATCAAAATGCTTCTTCTCGTTTCACTGACGGCGGACAAATGGGCGTTGGTGCAGAGTTGGCTATATCAACCGATAAACTACATCACCGTGATTCACTAGGACTTAAACAATTGGTAACCAATAAATATTATGTTTATGGCGATGGACACGTAAGAGTTTAA